Proteins found in one Paenibacillus wynnii genomic segment:
- a CDS encoding deoxycytidylate deaminase, which translates to MTQSNRKNWDTYFMDIACMVSTRSRCTRRHVGAVLVQGKKLLGTAYNGAPMGVPDCSEAGCMVSEQYEMELVDGTETMVKKQRCIRTIHAEQNLLLFTDRSDREGSTVYVTDEPCWTCANMLANSGVVEIVYYRPYRKDMEKVRSMMASQGIVFRPLESYEPPQETMITIKD; encoded by the coding sequence ATGACGCAATCCAACCGTAAAAATTGGGATACTTATTTCATGGATATTGCCTGCATGGTCTCTACCCGATCCCGTTGTACCCGCCGCCATGTCGGTGCTGTGCTGGTTCAGGGTAAAAAGCTACTGGGTACTGCCTACAATGGAGCACCTATGGGGGTGCCGGATTGTTCAGAGGCCGGATGTATGGTTTCAGAACAATATGAAATGGAACTGGTAGACGGTACTGAGACAATGGTGAAGAAACAACGCTGCATACGTACGATTCATGCCGAACAGAATCTGTTGCTGTTCACAGACCGCAGTGACCGGGAAGGTAGTACTGTGTATGTAACGGACGAGCCCTGCTGGACCTGTGCGAATATGCTGGCTAACAGCGGTGTCGTAGAAATCGTATATTACCGTCCGTATCGAAAGGATATGGAGAAGGTTCGGTCGATGATGGCATCCCAAGGAATTGTTTTTCGTCCATTGGAGAGCTACGAACCGCCGCAGGAAACTATGATCACGATTAAAGATTAG
- a CDS encoding ComEA family DNA-binding protein, translated as MNKKMIGLGMAAALLGSGLLWHSGNGQNKGIAGWETLNSSMERTLAEDENSGTQIEAPIAAKPIENIDQANTDIKVAEVTDLSKEAKTTVPESEGKVNVNTAAQNGLMELPGIGAKKAQAILEYRQSHGPFKGISDLGKVKGIGPKMLEKLKPMVSF; from the coding sequence GTGAATAAAAAAATGATAGGCCTCGGAATGGCTGCAGCACTGCTTGGAAGCGGACTGTTATGGCATAGTGGAAACGGTCAAAACAAAGGTATTGCCGGATGGGAAACGCTGAATTCAAGTATGGAAAGAACTCTTGCTGAAGATGAGAATAGCGGGACCCAAATTGAAGCACCAATAGCAGCAAAGCCTATAGAGAACATAGATCAGGCAAACACAGATATAAAGGTTGCTGAGGTAACTGATTTGTCAAAAGAGGCGAAAACGACGGTCCCCGAATCCGAGGGAAAGGTAAATGTAAATACAGCAGCACAAAACGGGTTAATGGAGCTTCCGGGTATTGGAGCCAAGAAAGCGCAAGCCATCCTTGAATACCGCCAGAGCCACGGACCCTTTAAGGGAATATCCGATCTGGGAAAAGTGAAAGGAATTGGACCTAAAATGCTGGAAAAGCTGAAACCCATGGTTTCGTTTTAA
- the comER gene encoding late competence protein ComER: protein MKVGFIGTGSMGSLLIDAFLSSGALQPQEVLASNRSPHRLVQLAERHPGLLVCGSNSETATLSDIVFLCIKPMEFKAITDEIGPLLHKDQIVVSITSPVQLYHLESVLPSKIAKVIPSITHRMKGGSSLCVFGDRLNKNDKLILIQLLSFISVPVEISENHTRIASDFSSCGPAFLSYFIERWIEAAVEATGINETLISTLAGEMMLGTGKLLTEGDFTPQKLQERVAVPGGITAEALNHLRFSLEGVFERLITTTHNKYDEDVFKLDMLFGRDGIVQSPVDR from the coding sequence ATGAAGGTGGGATTTATCGGAACGGGCAGTATGGGCAGCCTGCTGATTGACGCCTTTCTTTCTTCCGGGGCATTACAGCCTCAGGAAGTACTTGCCAGCAATCGGAGCCCGCATAGATTGGTTCAGCTTGCGGAACGCCATCCGGGATTGTTGGTATGTGGTAGCAACAGTGAAACCGCGACCCTAAGTGACATTGTTTTCTTATGTATCAAACCTATGGAATTTAAAGCGATAACCGATGAAATAGGCCCTCTTCTGCATAAAGATCAAATCGTAGTATCCATAACGAGTCCTGTTCAGCTGTATCATCTGGAGTCTGTCCTGCCATCCAAGATTGCCAAAGTCATTCCTAGCATTACCCACCGTATGAAAGGAGGCTCCTCCCTTTGTGTATTCGGAGACCGACTGAATAAAAATGACAAGCTTATATTGATTCAGCTATTGTCATTTATCAGCGTACCAGTGGAAATTAGCGAGAATCATACCCGTATTGCCTCAGACTTCTCCAGCTGTGGACCTGCATTCCTGAGCTATTTCATTGAACGATGGATAGAAGCTGCAGTCGAAGCGACGGGCATCAATGAAACCTTGATTAGTACGTTGGCGGGTGAAATGATGTTAGGTACTGGAAAACTTCTGACGGAAGGTGACTTCACCCCGCAAAAGCTTCAGGAACGTGTAGCCGTTCCCGGAGGTATCACTGCTGAAGCATTGAATCATCTACGCTTTAGTCTGGAAGGTGTCTTTGAACGTCTAATCACTACTACGCATAACAAATATGACGAGGATGTCTTTAAGCTCGATATGTTGTTCGGAAGGGATGGTATTGTCCAAAGTCCAGTGGACCGTTAA
- the leuS gene encoding leucine--tRNA ligase, which yields MSDNKASATAGPGYRAQTLEPKWQQFWEENKTFKTGEDPGKPKFYALDMFPYPSGAGLHVGHPEGYTATDIVSRYKRMKGYNVLHPMGWDAFGLPAEQHALDTGQHPREITFKNIDNFRRQIKSLGFSYDWDREISTTDPAYYKWTQWIFIQLYKRGLAYVAEVPVNWCEALGTVLANEEVIDGKSERGGHPVVRKPMRQWILRITEYAERLLDDLEELDWSESIKDMQRNWIGKSVGAEVTFAIEGYEANLTVFTTRPDTLFGASYCVLAPEHELVDILTTESQRAAVAEYKEKASHKSDLERTDLAKDKTGVFTGANAINPVNGAKVQIWIADYVLAGYGTGAIMAVPGHDTRDWEFAKQFGLEILEVVQGGNIEEEAYAGDGPHVNSDFLNGLDNTEAIAKMISWLEEKGSGKGKVTYRLRDWLFSRQRYWGEPIPILHLEDGSMKTVPEDQLPLLLPDVDQIRPSGTGESPLANVTDWVETVDTETGMKARRETNTMPQWAGSCWYYLRFIDPLNDRELCAPDKQKEWLPVDLYIGGAEHAVLHLLYARFWHKVLYDIGVVQTKEPFYKLVNQGMILGTNNEKMSKSRGNVINPDEIVNEYGADTLRLYEMFMGPLEATKPWNEKGTEGIHRFLSRVWRLFVNEDGSVNAKITDNGGSDEFKRTWHKTLKKVTEDFENLRFNTAISQLMIFTNDAYKQDTLPREAMENFVQMLSPLAPHLSEELWQLLGHEGGISYVSWPSYDESWTVDAEVEIVVQVNGKIIQRASIPQGMGQEEMQAHALALPNVSAAVEGKTVRKIIAVPGKLVNIVVG from the coding sequence ATGAGCGACAATAAAGCAAGTGCAACTGCCGGACCTGGATACCGGGCACAGACACTGGAGCCGAAATGGCAGCAGTTTTGGGAAGAGAACAAAACCTTTAAGACAGGCGAAGATCCAGGGAAACCAAAATTTTATGCGTTGGATATGTTTCCATACCCTTCAGGTGCCGGTCTGCATGTAGGTCATCCGGAAGGTTATACGGCTACAGACATTGTTTCCCGCTACAAGCGGATGAAAGGCTATAATGTACTCCACCCGATGGGTTGGGACGCATTTGGGTTGCCGGCCGAGCAGCATGCATTGGATACCGGTCAGCATCCGCGTGAAATCACCTTTAAGAACATCGACAATTTCCGTCGGCAGATCAAATCGCTAGGTTTCTCTTATGATTGGGACCGTGAGATCAGTACAACAGATCCTGCTTACTATAAATGGACACAGTGGATCTTTATACAGCTCTATAAACGCGGTTTGGCTTATGTAGCAGAGGTTCCTGTAAACTGGTGTGAGGCGCTGGGTACCGTGCTGGCTAATGAAGAAGTCATCGATGGTAAGAGTGAACGCGGTGGGCATCCGGTTGTTCGCAAGCCGATGCGTCAGTGGATTCTGAGAATTACGGAATATGCAGAACGTTTGCTGGATGACCTGGAGGAGCTGGATTGGTCCGAGAGCATCAAGGATATGCAGCGCAACTGGATTGGCAAATCCGTAGGAGCGGAAGTTACCTTTGCGATTGAAGGTTACGAAGCGAACTTGACTGTATTCACGACTCGACCGGACACATTGTTCGGAGCCAGCTATTGTGTATTGGCTCCTGAGCATGAACTGGTAGATATACTTACAACAGAAAGCCAACGTGCAGCTGTAGCAGAATACAAGGAGAAGGCTTCCCATAAGAGTGACCTGGAGCGTACTGACCTTGCCAAGGATAAGACAGGAGTATTCACAGGTGCTAATGCGATCAATCCGGTGAACGGTGCCAAGGTACAGATCTGGATCGCGGATTATGTGCTAGCCGGATATGGAACAGGAGCAATCATGGCTGTTCCAGGTCATGACACTCGTGACTGGGAGTTTGCGAAGCAGTTCGGCCTGGAAATTCTGGAGGTTGTACAAGGCGGGAATATTGAAGAAGAGGCCTATGCAGGGGATGGACCGCATGTGAATTCAGACTTCCTGAATGGACTGGATAATACGGAAGCCATTGCGAAGATGATCTCTTGGCTGGAGGAAAAAGGAAGCGGTAAAGGCAAAGTGACTTACCGCCTCCGTGACTGGTTGTTCAGCCGTCAGCGTTATTGGGGTGAGCCCATTCCAATTCTGCATCTGGAAGATGGCTCAATGAAGACCGTGCCGGAAGATCAGCTTCCATTGCTGTTGCCGGATGTAGATCAGATCAGACCTTCTGGTACTGGTGAATCTCCACTGGCAAATGTTACGGATTGGGTAGAAACCGTGGATACAGAAACGGGTATGAAAGCCCGCCGTGAGACCAATACAATGCCGCAATGGGCAGGCAGCTGCTGGTATTACCTGCGATTCATTGATCCGCTTAATGACCGCGAGCTGTGTGCGCCAGATAAGCAAAAAGAATGGCTGCCCGTAGATTTGTACATCGGTGGAGCTGAGCATGCTGTACTTCACTTGCTGTATGCCCGTTTCTGGCATAAGGTACTGTATGATATCGGTGTTGTACAGACTAAGGAACCTTTCTATAAACTGGTCAATCAAGGTATGATTCTCGGAACGAATAACGAGAAAATGAGTAAATCGCGCGGGAATGTCATCAACCCGGATGAAATCGTAAACGAATATGGTGCGGATACACTCCGTCTGTATGAAATGTTTATGGGGCCACTGGAAGCCACCAAGCCATGGAATGAAAAAGGAACAGAAGGAATTCACCGCTTCCTGTCCCGTGTATGGCGTCTGTTCGTAAATGAGGATGGCAGTGTTAATGCCAAGATTACAGATAACGGCGGCAGTGACGAATTCAAACGGACATGGCATAAAACGCTCAAAAAAGTAACAGAGGATTTCGAAAACCTGCGTTTCAATACAGCGATCAGCCAGTTGATGATTTTCACGAATGATGCCTACAAACAGGATACACTCCCGCGTGAAGCGATGGAGAATTTCGTGCAAATGTTATCTCCGCTGGCACCGCATCTTTCAGAAGAACTGTGGCAGTTGCTTGGACATGAAGGTGGCATCAGCTATGTATCCTGGCCGTCTTATGATGAGTCATGGACAGTAGATGCAGAGGTTGAAATTGTCGTGCAAGTCAACGGCAAAATCATCCAGCGTGCCTCTATTCCACAAGGTATGGGTCAAGAGGAAATGCAGGCCCATGCATTGGCACTTCCGAATGTTAGTGCAGCTGTAGAAGGCAAAACCGTACGCAAAATTATTGCAGTTCCCGGTAAGCTTGTAAATATCGTAGTGGGTTAA
- a CDS encoding AI-2E family transporter produces MEQWSQSKWLRPMIGVLLTLIILYFVWQLRPMLQYIFLFLKAILAPFLAAMIISYVLNPVVSMLAARKMPRSIAVLLIYAVFLTTLAVIAINLIPMFITQLEELNEHLPQMTLQAQSLMRNMNTRLIPPGVEMGMNNWFFQLENRLATGISHFLDNIGSTINLLFNAFIVPFLVFYILKDFDVFERTVVSCLPRSRRKSIVTMLKDIDEALGNYIRGQFLVCIIIGVLAYIGYALIGMPYALLFACVVALFDIVPYLGPFLGAAPAIVMASTISFRLVLLVAVVNTLCQMLESNVISPQVVGRTLHLHPLLIIFALLVGGEVAGIVGLILAVPLFAAGKVVLQHFIAYYMKRKHV; encoded by the coding sequence ATGGAGCAATGGTCCCAAAGTAAGTGGCTTCGCCCAATGATCGGAGTACTCTTAACTTTGATTATCTTATACTTTGTTTGGCAGCTTCGTCCGATGCTGCAATATATCTTTTTATTTCTCAAGGCCATTCTGGCACCTTTTTTGGCCGCTATGATTATCTCTTATGTGCTTAATCCCGTGGTCAGTATGCTGGCTGCCCGCAAAATGCCGCGAAGTATTGCAGTGCTTCTCATTTACGCTGTTTTTTTAACGACTTTAGCAGTAATTGCCATCAACCTTATTCCGATGTTTATAACGCAGCTCGAGGAGCTGAATGAACATTTGCCTCAAATGACGCTGCAAGCCCAAAGTCTGATGCGCAATATGAATACCCGTTTAATTCCACCGGGTGTTGAGATGGGGATGAACAATTGGTTCTTTCAACTCGAAAACCGTCTCGCAACGGGAATATCCCACTTTCTTGATAATATCGGATCCACTATAAATTTGTTGTTTAATGCGTTTATTGTCCCGTTCTTGGTATTTTATATCTTGAAGGATTTTGATGTATTCGAACGGACCGTAGTATCCTGTCTGCCGCGTTCCCGGCGTAAATCCATTGTTACTATGCTAAAAGACATTGACGAGGCGCTGGGTAATTATATCCGCGGACAGTTCCTGGTTTGTATCATTATCGGGGTGCTTGCTTATATCGGTTATGCGCTAATTGGTATGCCATATGCACTGCTTTTTGCCTGCGTGGTCGCTTTATTCGATATTGTGCCTTATCTGGGCCCTTTCCTGGGTGCGGCCCCTGCAATAGTGATGGCGTCGACCATTTCCTTTCGATTGGTTCTGCTGGTCGCGGTTGTGAATACCTTATGCCAAATGCTTGAGAGTAATGTAATCTCTCCTCAGGTCGTGGGCCGGACGCTCCATCTTCATCCACTGCTCATCATATTTGCATTGCTTGTGGGCGGAGAAGTGGCTGGCATAGTAGGTTTAATTCTGGCTGTACCGTTATTTGCGGCAGGTAAAGTGGTTCTTCAGCACTTTATAGCCTACTACATGAAAAGAAAACATGTCTAG